The Helicobacter canis genomic sequence ATCTGTCCCTAACGCTTAATACCAACCCTTCTGCCGCTGAAGAAGTGAAGATCCGCTATGGGGATTTGAGTATGGGGGGCGATGATGATTCTAGTCAGATGGATGAAAAGCTTATAGAAGTGCCATCATTTGGGGATAATGGCGTGCATTTTGTGAAATTACCTAAAGTGCAAGATGTGATTAGGGCGCGTGTTTTGGAGACTTTTAATGTGCTTGCCCGCTATATTGATCAAAGTGGGCTTAAAGATAGGCTTGGCGCAGGGATTGTTCTAACAGGTGGAATGATGAATATGCAGGGTATCCGCGATATTGCGAAAATGTTTTTTCATAATATGCCTGTAAGGATTTCAAAAACTATCGAGATGCCCGGGCTGTATGATGAGCTGCGAGATCCTTCGTATTCAACGGTGCTTGGGCTTGTGTGGTATGGGGCAGGAAAATGCGCAAACTATGAACGAGACTCTATGCAGAAAATCTGCCATAAAGAGACAAAAAGCCAAGAAGCTTTGCCATCATTTTCGCACTCGCTCCCACATACGCCAAATCGAGATTATCAAAATATTTTAGATACAGATTTGTCAAATCTCAAGGAAGATCTCACACAAGGAGTAAGAAACCAGATGAGTGCATCAAGGGTGGATCATAAGAGCGAGTCTCCTCTTGACAAACTAAAGCAGATTTTCACAAAAACTGCAGAGAAATTATTTTAGAAAGGAAATGCGATGCAAGATACTCACATAGAAGTTCAAGAAATACGACAGGTAAAGGGAGCTAGGATTGTTGTGATTGGTGTTGGTGGTGGTGGCTCAAATATGGTAGCGCATCTTCACGCCAACAATCAGCACCAAGCTCTTACGCTTATTGTGGCAAATACTGACTATCAGCATCTTAGTGTGAGTCCCGTGCCAAATAAAATCCAGCTAGGCGAGCGACTCACAAGTGGCTTGGGTGCTGGGGCAGATGATGAAGTAGGCAAGAAAGCCGCACTAGAGAGTGCTGATGAGATTAAGCAGTATCTTAGTGGCGCGGATATGGTGATTGTATGTGTTGGTCTTGGTGGTGGGACAGGCACGGGGGCGGCTCCTGTGGTGGCGCAGATCGCTAAGGATTTGGGTGCATTGACTGTTGCTGTTGCGACTAAACCATTTACTATGGAAGGTGGCAGGCGTGTAAAAACTGCGCAAAGAGGATTTGAGGAGCTTAATAAAATCACTGATTCTATCATCATTGTCCCAAATGATAAAGTTTTGTCTATTATTGGTAAAAACACTGGACTACGGGAGAGTTTTCGCCATATTGATGATGTGTTGGCTCGTGCGGCTAGGGGTATATCAAGTGTGATTTTAGAGTATGG encodes the following:
- the ftsZ gene encoding cell division protein FtsZ, producing MQDTHIEVQEIRQVKGARIVVIGVGGGGSNMVAHLHANNQHQALTLIVANTDYQHLSVSPVPNKIQLGERLTSGLGAGADDEVGKKAALESADEIKQYLSGADMVIVCVGLGGGTGTGAAPVVAQIAKDLGALTVAVATKPFTMEGGRRVKTAQRGFEELNKITDSIIIVPNDKVLSIIGKNTGLRESFRHIDDVLARAARGISSVILEYGAGDINVDFADLTKAMQHKGLALMGIGEGSGENACIDALRNAVESPLFDNLSISGAKGVVLNFEMHPDYPMVQITEALNYISEVADTDDGDIIWGTNTSESNPMDFMRVTVIATGFEKNIITPNQAQQEIKQPAPKPKQDSLIDMGELLRASGDENVDYEQPAITRAKKD